In the Salvia miltiorrhiza cultivar Shanhuang (shh) chromosome 8, IMPLAD_Smil_shh, whole genome shotgun sequence genome, GATTTATGAAAAGTTATAGTTGCTTCTAAGAGATTGTGAGAAAACCGTGTGAAAAAAAtcgtgtgagagagagaaagaaaattgtTATTGTTAAAAGAACAGTGTGAgagattatattttaattttgtgacattctgtataaattaaattgaataaatcCGAATGTTAGTGGGTGAAGTCTGAATGGGTGAATGTTAGTGGGTGAAGGCTGAATAAACAGACGTTAAAATAGAGGAATATTCTGTTAAAAAATTAACGGTAAGTTAGATGCTGTTAAACTGgttctttatataatataaagatgaCTACGATCATTTGCATAATTTCTCATTTGACCTTATTTATTCAAAATTCTTAttggcctctctctctctccattaaTAGATTTCAAGATGAAAATTCTCTCTAGCTAAACCAAAAACTTTCACGAGATTCAAGATTTTCCTCAGTTTCAGTAAATTCCACATATGTAATATGTTCATAAACTCGCATGCCATTTAACCAATTTCTAAAGAGACATTACATGTGATTATTTAGTTTTATCTAATAAaattcacacacatacacacagaGGCACCATGGCAAAATACAACTAGTGGCACTCGCATGCTTTATCTCAACCATATACATAGAAGCAACCATTCACTCTTTTCCCCAAAAATTAGAAAGAGAAGGCTGCAATGAGTAGGCTTACCATCATGAAAATAATGTAAAGGCCAACAAGGCAGAACCCCCAGAATCTAGGAACTCGAAATCGGTTCCACGTTACGACCAACAAAGATCCCATCAAGCTCAGTAACAAGAACACAAATGCAACCACTATACTTGTGTGGAAATGAAGCTTATACGCTTTAGGGTAAACATTAGCAGTCTGTATCACTAAACCTGTTCCCAGCCCGAAAAGCATGTTGAACATAGGCCCGGCAAAGCACCCGGCCATAGCCATTGCCGGTTGTCCGGCTTTAGCAACAGCCACATCAGCTACAAGATCCCCAATCGAATTTCCCCATGCTAGAACAGTCAATCCGAGGAGTGCAGAGGGCAACTGCAGAAGCATGCCAAGTGCCGCGAGGCAGTTCAGCAGCTCACCAGCTACGGTGGATATCCAAAACACGCTCATGATGAATGCGACAACCACAGCAGAGATCTGTTCTTTTTTGGGCGCCTCTTTCTCCACTATGTAGTGAAGAGTAGCCAAAGAACTGCTTCCAAAGAATACGACTAACCAAAGAGGAAATTGGGTGTTTGAAAGAAGAAATTTAATGGGATGGTCTAAAGACATAAATGATTTGCAGGAGTATAGGAGGGCCAGTGGACAAAGAGCAACGTTGGCTGATTGGTAAAATCGGCTCCATTTGGATGGTGAAGTTTCCGGAACAGTGAGTTTTAGAAGTATTGAGACTGGAACTTCCCATATTCTTGAAATCtacaagaaagaaagagaaccTCAAGTCAAATGACCAAAAATCAGAAGAAAATCATGTAAGCTCAGAAACCTTCATGTATCTGTAGCTACAGGTGACCAACACTTCTAAATGAAATTCAAGAGAGTCTTGAAACTTGCAATTAACAAATCACATGCAATGTCTCTTCAGAAGTAGTACCACTGAACTCAAACTAGCTAGAGATATCATCAGCATTCATACATGTGATTCTGTTACTACATTTTCTTAAGAAGGGAATACTTACCAATCAAACTAGAACTTAGTCATCAATCATTTTCATAAGAGATAATCTTTGACAATGTAAGAACACTTATCCATTAACAAGCTAGAACAAAATAGTGtgatttttctaattttaatttatatagcagaacTGTAGTAACATATCCCATTCTCAAACCCATTAATAGTAACATTGTGGCACCAAAACAATATGACCAATCTTGCATCGTCAAAGTGTAACTCAAGTGCTGAACATGGGAACTTATGGACTCAAGAAGGATGCTAGATTACTATGAAATGAaattataacttatttattgCCTTGTCACTACAGAATATATCTATCTTCTCCCATGGAGGTACTAGCCTAGCAATACCATATATGTACAACAACGAGTGCATCCAAAGCATGTATGAAACACATAATGACTATCCTAACAATTCATGCAAAGCTAATTGTACCAAATCAACTAACGTACTCTTTTTTATCTTGAACGCGTTCTTTTTTACTTACTAGCATACAACTTAATCAGCAGGCTACATTCAATACATTTTCTCTTTAAACATCACAAATTGACAACCAAATCATGAACAAATCAGAAATTTATGAGGATGTTCACATGGAAAATCATCCTACTGTTGCTTACCCCCATAATCAGAGACTAAACTGGACAAATCTAAGTTTCAGTAATATACAACTTGTAATAAGCCATGTCACTACAGAAAAAAGTTATCCAAAAATGAAGGAAAACAGAATTTCATGATCCACAGGCACAGACAGCAAGCAATCACAAGCAACTCATAAATCAAATGCAGGAGGTAAAATATAGATTGGATCTCACTAGCACACCTTCTCATAGGCTTCCCAAAACCCAAAATTCGTCTTCCTCTCGACCTCAAATCGAGCTATCGACTCCCCGACTTCACAATCCACCACCTGGTTTTCCCGATGCTCAACCAACCCCAGCTCTCCGCCACCATTCCGTGAGCTTCTACCCTTCTCTCCGGCAACGCCAGCATACCCCGAATCCATAGAAAACACAATCCCcacaaagaaaatataaaaagcaACAAAACCAATCGCCTGCCACAGGAAGATCTCAGCGCTCAAGTAAACATAGAAGAGAAAAAAAGCAGCAGTCAAATAGAACATCACATCCCTTATAAAAGGAGCTGGATCGACCGCAAACGGCGCTGCATACAGCGCAACGAAGCCGACGACAAAGGCCGAGACGAATGTCCCAGCAGAGAGAATCGCACCGAAGCCGGTCCGAGGCTGGCCCCCTCTAACAGCGGCCACCGACGCAAACACGTCGGGAGCGCCATTTCCGAGAGCTAGCAGCGTGACGGCGCCCATCGACGGGGAGAGCTTGAGGTGGGCGGCGAGCTTGGTGACCACGACGGAGAAGCGATCCTGGGCGGTTTTCACTAAGATGTAGAACTGCAGGAGCAGAATGAGGGCGAGGAGAGGGACTGAGAGAAAGAGATTCCCGCGGAGGAAGCAGGAATGGAGAGATGAGTAATTGAATAGGCCGTCGGCCGCTGTAGTGTTGGAGGGCGAGCATTTGGGGGTCGGCGCGAGCAAGGATCTGCGGGGAAATAGTTGGGGTTTTGAGGGGTAGTTGGGAATTGTAGCGCGGGGgtggaggaggaagaagaggagGGTGGCGAGGAGGAGGAGTGGGATCACGGTGAAGTTGAAAATCCGGCGGCacgtggcggcggcggcggcgaattTGAAGGCCATGCCATTCCAAATTTTGTAGCAGCACTGATTTATGCATTCATTCTGTTTGTATTTTTGCTTCACTGGAAATCAGATGAGTGAATCTTTTGACTTTCGACGACACttcaatttttaaataataggagtagtatatttttcttttgttgtgtTCGTCTCTTTTAACGCGCTTTTCTCTCTTGGATCTGCGATCTCCAATTCCTCATAAAAACTTCTTTATCcaaattattttgaaaatttagaatttttatagaTCGATATTTCGATATATTCTACCCTCTCCCCCTTAAATATTAgcgtattttttttaataaattaatagtattattaaataaaaaaattaaaaggtcGCGCCATAGAGACTCGAATCCAaaacctttggccttaggcattaatctCTTACcgtttggccaacacacgcacaccaaCAAATAATTGCATGTTAAATATTTGTTAActtgattattaattaataaatgaaaattataagAGTAAAATTATCAGAAATAACGTATGATGTagtgttcaaaaataaaaaatacatatatttaaagaacatattaaaaaaatccAATAAATACTTCATCAACACGATAAATATGatctttttatcatttttgtttgtttataataaatatgatattttcATTCTATGACATATACCATTTATACTTTATGTCATTCacacataatattttattaaaaaatatatcttACACACCATTTATATTACCTTACAAATCAATTCGATGGGACAATttttctactttatacacatctctTAGAGCACCCACATCGCCCCTACTCGATCCCCCTTACTCAAGTAGGGGCGAGATCGAGTAGGGCGATGCAAGCCCTCCCTACTCGAGGGCTACTTGAAACATCGAGTGATACTCGAAGGCTAGtgtgtattaaaaaaaaatgaaatttgaaaaaacGGCAGTTTTAGCagatgacaattttttttttattattattttcggtCCATTTGACcgtttgttgttttttttacttttttttctttttttttttttctttttttatcttctttaaATACTCCTTCTTTTCCAAACCC is a window encoding:
- the LOC130996928 gene encoding cation/calcium exchanger 5-like, which translates into the protein MAFKFAAAAATCRRIFNFTVIPLLLLATLLFFLLHPRATIPNYPSKPQLFPRRSLLAPTPKCSPSNTTAADGLFNYSSLHSCFLRGNLFLSVPLLALILLLQFYILVKTAQDRFSVVVTKLAAHLKLSPSMGAVTLLALGNGAPDVFASVAAVRGGQPRTGFGAILSAGTFVSAFVVGFVALYAAPFAVDPAPFIRDVMFYLTAAFFLFYVYLSAEIFLWQAIGFVAFYIFFVGIVFSMDSGYAGVAGEKGRSSRNGGGELGLVEHRENQVVDCEVGESIARFEVERKTNFGFWEAYEKISRIWEVPVSILLKLTVPETSPSKWSRFYQSANVALCPLALLYSCKSFMSLDHPIKFLLSNTQFPLWLVVFFGSSSLATLHYIVEKEAPKKEQISAVVVAFIMSVFWISTVAGELLNCLAALGMLLQLPSALLGLTVLAWGNSIGDLVADVAVAKAGQPAMAMAGCFAGPMFNMLFGLGTGLVIQTANVYPKAYKLHFHTSIVVAFVFLLLSLMGSLLVVTWNRFRVPRFWGFCLVGLYIIFMMVSLLIAAFSF